A window of the Leucothrix mucor DSM 2157 genome harbors these coding sequences:
- a CDS encoding Gfo/Idh/MocA family protein, whose product MNQKTFNWGIIAPGRIARTFAKGLSVIDDATLYAVASSDHSRAKVFADEFGGAEQVYGSYDELIADPNVDGIYIANPHRYHYDCVERCLNAGKPVLCEKPLTVTAAESERLFELAESNGVFLMEALWSRFLPVWQQVKQWLEAGLIGDVRVINCTFGFNIPRNTGDRLLNLELAGGVLLDMGVYCVAMSQFVMGRDPERILADGIVGETGVDERSSALLNYGGPVSMMTSNFQAQTANNFVISGTHGSITVDAEFWAAKRATLTVDGEVTVFEGPFRASGFEYQTEEAMRCIRAGKLQSEVIPWRDTLGNMRTMDEMLTQIGVEYPFSPRS is encoded by the coding sequence ATGAATCAAAAAACCTTCAACTGGGGCATTATCGCGCCAGGCAGAATAGCCAGAACATTTGCCAAAGGCCTAAGCGTTATCGACGATGCAACCCTGTATGCCGTGGCCAGCTCAGACCACTCACGGGCTAAAGTTTTTGCTGATGAATTTGGCGGCGCAGAGCAGGTGTATGGCAGTTACGATGAGTTAATTGCCGACCCTAATGTCGATGGTATTTACATCGCTAATCCTCACCGCTATCACTACGATTGCGTGGAGCGCTGCCTAAATGCAGGCAAGCCGGTATTATGTGAAAAACCACTCACAGTGACCGCTGCTGAAAGTGAGCGTTTATTTGAGCTGGCAGAGTCAAACGGCGTATTTTTGATGGAAGCTTTGTGGTCTCGTTTCTTGCCGGTTTGGCAGCAGGTTAAGCAGTGGTTAGAGGCGGGCTTGATTGGTGATGTGCGCGTCATTAACTGCACTTTTGGTTTTAATATTCCACGCAATACTGGCGATCGTTTATTAAATCTGGAGCTTGCGGGTGGCGTCTTGCTGGATATGGGCGTCTATTGTGTAGCGATGTCGCAGTTTGTGATGGGGCGTGATCCTGAGCGTATTCTGGCGGATGGCATTGTGGGGGAAACCGGCGTTGATGAGCGCAGTTCTGCACTGCTAAATTATGGCGGCCCGGTGAGTATGATGACCTCAAACTTTCAGGCGCAAACGGCGAATAATTTCGTTATTTCTGGTACTCATGGCTCGATTACGGTCGATGCTGAGTTTTGGGCGGCTAAGCGCGCAACGTTGACGGTTGATGGTGAGGTGACGGTATTTGAAGGGCCATTCAGAGCATCAGGTTTTGAGTATCAAACGGAAGAGGCGATGCGCTGTATTCGAGCTGGGAAGCTACAAAGTGAGGTGATTCCATGGCGCGATACTTTGGGTAATATGCGCACCATGGATGAAATGTTGACTCAGATTGGCGTGGAGTATCCGTTTAGCCCCAGATCTTAG
- a CDS encoding cupin domain-containing protein: MNVNDDFSKRVLVHSDTLAWESSPMAGVDRRRLDRVGANDERVTTVVRYAPGSHFSPHTHDTGEEFVVLDGVFQDDYGHWPAGSYVRNPPTSRHQPGSEPGCVIMVKLGQFQADDRTFVHIDTNKIDSVPDSNRVGVWVTPLYKDQYENVRVEYWDAGATIELITDGGAELFVLNGSFNESGDELVKNSWLRLPLNYKAGDKASFQAGADGAKVWIKTGHLTDL; encoded by the coding sequence ATGAACGTAAACGACGATTTTTCAAAACGTGTCCTTGTACACTCCGACACGCTGGCTTGGGAAAGCTCGCCAATGGCCGGAGTCGACCGTCGCCGTTTAGATCGCGTGGGCGCTAATGATGAGCGCGTCACAACCGTGGTTCGCTATGCGCCGGGTAGCCATTTTTCGCCTCACACGCATGATACCGGCGAAGAATTTGTGGTGCTCGACGGTGTATTTCAAGATGATTACGGCCACTGGCCAGCTGGCTCCTATGTACGCAATCCCCCAACCTCGCGCCATCAACCAGGCTCAGAGCCCGGCTGTGTGATTATGGTTAAGCTAGGCCAGTTCCAAGCCGATGACCGCACCTTTGTACATATCGATACTAACAAAATTGATAGCGTGCCTGACAGCAATCGCGTTGGTGTTTGGGTCACTCCCCTCTACAAAGATCAGTACGAAAATGTGCGTGTCGAGTACTGGGATGCCGGCGCAACCATTGAGCTAATCACCGATGGTGGTGCTGAGTTATTTGTACTTAACGGCAGCTTTAATGAGTCCGGCGATGAGCTGGTCAAAAACTCATGGTTGCGCCTACCCTTAAATTATAAAGCAGGCGATAAAGCAAGCTTTCAGGCAGGTGCTGATGGCGCTAAGGTCTGGATCAAAACGGGCCACTTAACAGACCTCTAA
- a CDS encoding SDR family oxidoreductase: MNVSGKKAIVFGGTSGIGLAAVQQLAAKGAEVIAVSRNPDKAGEMPANVTLRQCDVLDREALQALFSEVAPFDILVSAATGGGRVFGPFAEMDMDGYKASFDKLWGYTNVVRFGLEHLNETGVIVVVSGTPARYCNPGQIALSSVGGAVEAMVRGVAKEIKPKRINAMSPGLIDTPMVSLEGEAREAHYNKLTAKNLIPRAGTSDEAAHGIMFLIENDFVTGSVVDVDGGLLLS, from the coding sequence ATGAATGTTAGCGGCAAAAAAGCCATTGTATTTGGCGGTACCTCGGGTATTGGTTTGGCAGCGGTTCAACAGTTGGCTGCGAAGGGTGCAGAGGTTATCGCGGTCAGCCGTAATCCGGATAAAGCTGGCGAGATGCCAGCAAATGTCACTCTGAGACAGTGTGATGTACTGGATCGCGAAGCGCTGCAAGCACTGTTTAGTGAAGTGGCTCCATTTGATATTTTGGTGAGCGCTGCAACCGGTGGCGGACGCGTATTTGGTCCATTTGCAGAGATGGATATGGATGGGTATAAAGCGTCGTTTGATAAGCTTTGGGGCTATACCAATGTCGTGCGTTTTGGTCTGGAGCACTTGAATGAGACAGGCGTGATCGTAGTGGTTAGTGGTACGCCAGCACGTTATTGCAACCCAGGGCAAATTGCGTTGTCATCGGTTGGTGGCGCGGTTGAGGCTATGGTGCGTGGTGTGGCGAAAGAGATTAAACCGAAGCGAATCAATGCAATGTCGCCGGGCTTAATCGATACACCGATGGTGAGTTTAGAAGGCGAGGCGCGTGAGGCACATTACAATAAACTGACTGCTAAGAATCTGATTCCGCGCGCGGGTACGTCAGATGAAGCCGCGCATGGCATCATGTTCCTGATTGAGAATGACTTTGTGACCGGCTCGGTTGTGGATGTTGATGGCGGCTTGCTGTTGTCATGA
- a CDS encoding DUF2007 domain-containing protein: MKLVYTHENKVLVENARNMLSLKNIETVLKNEFASGAAGDLVPAETWPELWVLDEAHYDEAASILQVLTEKISGPDWICSHCQEPNGAAFESCWNCQTERAAD; encoded by the coding sequence ATGAAACTCGTCTACACCCACGAAAACAAAGTGCTCGTTGAAAACGCAAGAAACATGCTTTCTCTCAAAAACATCGAAACGGTTCTAAAAAATGAATTCGCGTCAGGTGCCGCAGGCGATTTAGTCCCAGCAGAAACGTGGCCGGAGCTTTGGGTTTTAGATGAAGCACACTACGATGAAGCGGCTAGTATTTTGCAGGTATTAACCGAGAAAATCAGCGGTCCGGACTGGATATGCAGCCACTGCCAAGAACCCAACGGCGCAGCATTTGAAAGCTGCTGGAATTGCCAAACCGAGCGTGCTGCTGACTAA
- a CDS encoding carbon-nitrogen hydrolase family protein — translation MSNLAIAGIQTHITTQNNIEHLKQKVELLMYIYPWTQMVVFSELAASGPIHATAEEMGGPYETACQEIALKHGVWLIPGSYFEKQGELVYNTAPVINPAGEIVTRYRKMFPFTPYEKGVTPGTEFCVFDVPDVGRIGLNICYDVWFPEINRTLTTMGAEVIISPVLAHFIDRDMDLVIAQANAAMFQTYMFHINGLGAGGNGRSLVVSPSGRILHQASVEEELIPIEVDFKKVRRQRERGLRNMGQPMKSFRDRPVDFPVYDRENFDATYLNSLGELKLPVRGE, via the coding sequence ATGTCAAATTTAGCTATTGCAGGAATCCAAACGCACATCACTACTCAAAACAACATTGAGCATTTGAAGCAAAAAGTAGAGCTGCTGATGTACATCTACCCTTGGACTCAGATGGTGGTGTTCAGTGAGCTGGCGGCTTCTGGCCCAATCCATGCCACGGCTGAAGAAATGGGTGGCCCTTATGAAACGGCTTGTCAGGAAATCGCGCTGAAGCATGGCGTTTGGCTGATTCCGGGTTCTTACTTTGAGAAGCAAGGAGAGCTGGTTTACAACACAGCGCCAGTCATTAATCCAGCCGGTGAGATCGTTACGCGCTACCGTAAAATGTTCCCATTTACGCCGTATGAAAAAGGCGTTACTCCGGGTACTGAGTTCTGCGTATTTGATGTGCCTGATGTCGGTCGTATCGGCCTGAACATTTGCTATGACGTGTGGTTCCCGGAGATCAACCGTACCCTAACGACCATGGGTGCTGAGGTGATTATTAGCCCGGTACTGGCACACTTTATTGATCGCGATATGGATCTGGTGATTGCCCAAGCCAATGCGGCGATGTTCCAGACTTATATGTTCCATATCAATGGTTTGGGTGCTGGCGGAAATGGTCGTTCGTTGGTGGTTAGCCCGAGTGGACGCATTCTACATCAGGCGTCGGTTGAAGAAGAACTGATTCCGATTGAAGTTGACTTTAAGAAGGTGCGTCGTCAGCGTGAGCGTGGTCTGCGTAATATGGGTCAGCCAATGAAAAGCTTCCGTGACCGTCCAGTTGATTTCCCGGTGTACGACCGTGAAAACTTTGATGCCACTTACCTGAATAGCTTGGGCGAGTTGAAATTGCCAGTTCGCGGTGAGTAA
- a CDS encoding C45 family autoproteolytic acyltransferase/hydolase produces the protein MQLAFRSLKENEPGEAWKTVFNHGAPGWRQWFLERIGEATPDLTLCERALKRHVPEYHPIWEKQLELINGDPLTARFLSFWTPPRYLVNCSQAVLNDANSGPLLIRNYDLDPRLNEATLYSTNWTGNRRVMGMVEGMSGLSDGMNDAGLAISLTFGGRAAAGKGFGIPLIMRYVLEMARDTQDALEILRNIPSHMSYNLTLVDKAGTLATVFMSPDRPVIIDRKPFTTNHQLGNEWPAHARMSQTLERADILKHFLGLPQNEDSLKQRFLSEPVFRRGYDKGFGTVFTALYRPMTGNMELLWPGHQPLTQSFEHFTARSQLVKYSNTSIVGEHYGEQHAAAVAAAPQVAPANDENLSEENLWGAESYLTPEVVQLIKRSWRGFATSWHN, from the coding sequence ATGCAACTTGCATTCCGATCGTTAAAAGAAAATGAACCCGGTGAAGCCTGGAAAACGGTGTTCAATCACGGTGCGCCGGGTTGGCGGCAATGGTTTCTTGAGCGGATTGGTGAAGCGACTCCCGATCTGACGCTCTGTGAGCGAGCACTGAAACGCCACGTGCCAGAGTATCACCCGATCTGGGAAAAACAGCTAGAACTGATAAACGGTGACCCCTTAACGGCTCGTTTCTTAAGCTTCTGGACGCCACCGCGTTATTTGGTGAACTGTTCACAAGCAGTGCTAAACGATGCTAATAGCGGCCCTTTACTGATTCGCAACTACGACCTTGACCCAAGATTAAACGAAGCAACCCTTTACTCAACAAACTGGACCGGTAACCGGCGAGTAATGGGTATGGTCGAAGGCATGTCGGGTTTATCCGATGGCATGAATGATGCCGGACTGGCTATCTCACTGACCTTTGGCGGTCGAGCAGCGGCGGGTAAAGGCTTTGGTATTCCGCTAATTATGCGCTATGTGTTGGAAATGGCACGGGATACGCAGGATGCGCTGGAGATTTTACGCAATATCCCCTCGCACATGTCCTACAACCTGACGTTGGTGGATAAAGCCGGCACCTTAGCAACCGTATTTATGTCGCCAGATCGCCCGGTAATCATTGACCGCAAACCATTTACTACCAACCATCAGTTAGGGAATGAGTGGCCAGCACATGCGCGAATGTCTCAGACGCTGGAGCGTGCTGACATTCTAAAGCACTTTTTGGGGCTTCCGCAGAATGAAGATAGCTTAAAGCAACGCTTTTTAAGTGAGCCCGTATTTCGACGTGGCTACGATAAAGGATTTGGTACCGTGTTTACCGCACTGTACCGCCCGATGACCGGCAACATGGAGCTGTTGTGGCCAGGTCATCAACCCCTGACGCAGAGTTTCGAGCATTTCACCGCCCGCAGCCAACTGGTCAAATATAGCAACACCAGCATCGTCGGTGAGCACTATGGTGAGCAACACGCTGCAGCCGTCGCGGCAGCCCCTCAGGTAGCGCCAGCGAACGATGAGAATTTATCCGAAGAGAACCTCTGGGGCGCTGAAAGTTATCTCACGCCAGAGGTGGTGCAATTAATAAAAAGAAGTTGGCGCGGGTTTGCAACCTCGTGGCACAACTAA
- a CDS encoding biotin carboxylase — MSEKAKVKLKNISEILEYLRKNTTPIYFISPTPFSLLGIEQWVGNFEYINYFDTFAGGHRDVLVPSDQGYQDFKSMEDVANYLLGHPEFKARVEANGGGGKALFVMFDEETEELAAKLGLEIALPPESLRTRIDSKMETTRLGNEAGVASAPNILAEADDYETLCKLAEDAELGSDLVVQTPYGDSGRTTFFISSEEDWDRYASKMRGQDLKIMKRINHLPGTVEACATRHGTLVGPVMTDITGFEEITPYKGGWCGNDVSHNLLDRKIVNKVQKMARKLGDRLWQEGYKGVFCFDFLVDTDTNDVYLGEVNPRISGASPMTNLITTTYGGLPLFLFHLLEFLDVDYDLSLHNVQARWRDYDNWSQLILKQTEDEVGLITQAPASGIWTMHEDGHIEFGRRAQQVTSVTHEDEAFYMRVYAEGDYSYHGADLGVLIARGRMQTADRELFPRAKAWNAGIKSQFKIVPLEPDDTTVIPDGYTSTKWF; from the coding sequence ATGAGTGAAAAAGCGAAAGTTAAACTCAAAAATATATCTGAAATTCTTGAATATCTCAGAAAGAACACCACACCGATCTACTTCATCTCCCCAACCCCGTTTAGTTTATTGGGTATTGAGCAATGGGTTGGTAATTTCGAATATATAAACTACTTTGATACCTTTGCCGGCGGACACCGTGATGTACTTGTGCCATCAGACCAAGGCTATCAAGACTTTAAATCGATGGAAGATGTGGCCAATTACTTATTGGGACACCCAGAGTTTAAAGCACGCGTCGAAGCCAATGGCGGCGGCGGTAAAGCCCTGTTCGTGATGTTTGACGAGGAAACCGAAGAGCTGGCAGCTAAGCTAGGCTTAGAGATTGCCCTGCCTCCGGAATCCCTTCGCACGCGTATCGACTCCAAAATGGAAACCACGCGTTTAGGTAATGAAGCCGGCGTTGCCAGTGCTCCAAACATCTTAGCCGAAGCTGATGACTATGAAACACTGTGCAAGCTAGCAGAAGACGCTGAGCTAGGCAGCGATTTGGTGGTTCAAACCCCTTATGGCGACTCTGGCCGCACCACTTTCTTTATCAGCAGTGAAGAAGACTGGGATCGCTACGCGTCGAAAATGCGTGGGCAAGATCTGAAGATCATGAAGCGCATCAACCATTTGCCGGGTACTGTAGAAGCCTGTGCAACCCGCCACGGCACACTGGTTGGCCCAGTGATGACCGACATTACCGGCTTTGAGGAAATTACTCCTTATAAAGGCGGCTGGTGTGGAAACGATGTGTCACACAATTTGCTGGATCGCAAAATCGTTAACAAAGTACAGAAGATGGCCCGCAAATTGGGTGATCGTTTGTGGCAGGAAGGCTATAAAGGCGTGTTCTGTTTTGACTTTTTGGTCGATACCGACACCAATGATGTGTACTTGGGTGAAGTAAACCCACGCATCAGTGGCGCATCGCCAATGACCAATCTGATCACTACGACCTATGGTGGATTGCCATTATTCCTGTTCCATCTATTGGAATTCCTGGATGTCGACTACGACTTGAGCCTGCACAATGTGCAAGCCCGCTGGCGCGACTATGACAACTGGAGCCAGTTAATCCTTAAGCAAACTGAGGATGAAGTTGGACTGATCACACAAGCACCTGCGTCTGGTATCTGGACCATGCATGAGGACGGACACATTGAGTTCGGTCGTCGCGCACAACAGGTCACCAGTGTGACTCATGAAGATGAAGCGTTCTATATGCGCGTGTATGCCGAAGGTGATTACAGCTATCACGGTGCTGATTTGGGCGTATTGATTGCGCGTGGTCGTATGCAAACGGCTGACCGTGAGCTATTCCCACGGGCTAAAGCGTGGAATGCGGGCATCAAGTCACAGTTTAAAATTGTGCCACTTGAGCCAGATGACACCACGGTGATTCCAGACGGCTATACCTCAACTAAGTGGTTCTAA
- a CDS encoding lipopolysaccharide biosynthesis protein → MLLKNSGIYILAKTIPGLMAFSALAVYTHLLTPSEYGIYTLIFSAALFLHSAIYNWLPVGLMRFWPGGTYTDTSFVSTLGVLYFRLSIPVLICTALAIAIAGMEWALPILAGLLLLTGFATLTVGQQMLSAQMRPNSYALMTISYSILALSIGGLMAYLGFGPVGVVLGVACGMLAPALLISAKSWALFDRSTYSPELTGKLLMYGTPLAASFFMDEIANVSDRYMLAWMSGEAEAGKYAVGYDLAGNSILMIMNAVNLAAYPMIVKLLDTKGKQAALEYFNTYVILLLGISIPAVMGLSLVGPGLVDLLIGEEYQASVKMLLPWVASAIFFMGLGAFYAHLPFQLGNSNFGIFKIAAFTAVVNIILNLILIPRMGMFGAAIATLLSFMISSGLGFYLGKKVFPIPFPSRDVIKIVIATLIMGACLYWVKDLRGWHWLFLQLMLGLAAYGAAGYLLNIGGVRQLLAERLARRAAS, encoded by the coding sequence ATGTTATTAAAAAATAGTGGTATCTACATACTAGCCAAAACGATACCCGGCTTGATGGCATTTAGCGCACTGGCTGTCTATACGCATTTGCTTACCCCCTCAGAATACGGAATTTACACGCTGATTTTCTCAGCGGCATTATTCCTGCACAGTGCTATTTATAACTGGCTACCCGTTGGCCTGATGCGGTTTTGGCCGGGCGGCACGTATACCGATACTAGCTTTGTATCGACCCTCGGCGTACTCTATTTCCGGCTAAGCATACCGGTGCTGATTTGTACCGCACTGGCCATTGCCATCGCGGGTATGGAGTGGGCCTTACCCATCTTGGCAGGCTTATTATTACTAACCGGATTTGCCACACTCACCGTCGGGCAACAGATGCTCTCAGCGCAAATGCGGCCCAATAGCTATGCGCTAATGACTATTAGTTATTCGATACTCGCACTTTCCATTGGCGGCTTAATGGCTTATTTGGGCTTTGGCCCTGTTGGTGTGGTACTTGGTGTGGCTTGCGGCATGTTGGCTCCGGCATTATTGATTAGTGCTAAAAGTTGGGCCTTGTTTGACCGCTCCACCTACTCTCCTGAGCTTACTGGCAAGCTATTAATGTACGGCACACCGCTAGCTGCATCCTTTTTTATGGATGAGATCGCCAATGTATCTGACCGCTATATGTTGGCGTGGATGTCGGGTGAAGCCGAAGCGGGTAAATACGCGGTAGGCTATGATTTAGCCGGTAACTCCATCCTAATGATTATGAATGCGGTAAACCTTGCGGCCTATCCAATGATTGTGAAACTGCTGGATACCAAGGGCAAGCAAGCGGCGCTGGAATACTTCAATACCTACGTCATTCTACTCTTGGGGATCTCGATTCCTGCAGTGATGGGCTTGTCCTTAGTTGGACCGGGCTTGGTTGATCTGTTGATCGGCGAGGAGTATCAGGCGTCCGTTAAGATGCTATTGCCATGGGTCGCCAGCGCGATTTTCTTTATGGGACTGGGTGCATTCTATGCTCATTTACCGTTCCAATTGGGTAACAGTAACTTCGGCATTTTCAAGATTGCGGCCTTTACTGCAGTTGTTAATATTATTCTGAATTTGATTTTAATCCCACGTATGGGCATGTTTGGCGCGGCCATCGCCACGCTGTTGTCATTTATGATTAGTAGTGGATTAGGCTTCTATCTTGGGAAAAAAGTCTTCCCAATTCCATTTCCAAGTCGGGATGTAATCAAAATTGTTATCGCGACGCTGATTATGGGCGCTTGCCTGTACTGGGTGAAAGATCTACGCGGTTGGCATTGGCTATTCCTGCAATTAATGCTTGGTTTAGCGGCTTATGGCGCAGCGGGGTATTTACTGAATATCGGTGGTGTAAGGCAGCTACTGGCAGAGCGGCTTGCCCGAAGAGCTGCTTCCTAA
- a CDS encoding SH3 domain-containing protein yields the protein MRILSRYCLSFLLLLACQLSLAAPAIIEASGQKIMTASAVRVRIAPDTRADEVGKLDLGTLVSLKQQTKDKQKIGSLFNYWFKVNSGELSGWVFGDFLIDFKAADQDKIWADIAQDRLSKKEMLFTDWTDLYNFADQSLAQAKNKTTIGWLELARLSALQGSFAQINFENEKESPYMEWLAEHKDKVYNDEISAMWLLSAEKLWKLADRHAYSKLGDEIAWAAASAQLGGECEGDVECNLRREGMTTIDYLQRYPTGDHIAEALTGLEEVLVYLVAELKREPDYFRVMPEMLDRIKRYIYTVEKTCGDQAVKRGSVITQLKVIESYIP from the coding sequence ATGCGAATACTCTCACGCTATTGTTTGTCGTTTTTGCTGCTACTGGCTTGCCAGTTGTCGTTGGCGGCTCCGGCAATTATCGAGGCCAGCGGCCAGAAAATTATGACAGCCTCAGCGGTTAGGGTGCGCATTGCGCCGGATACTCGTGCGGATGAAGTCGGCAAGCTGGATCTTGGAACCTTGGTCTCGCTAAAGCAGCAAACTAAGGATAAACAAAAGATCGGCAGCCTGTTTAATTATTGGTTTAAGGTCAATTCAGGCGAATTATCAGGTTGGGTGTTTGGGGATTTTCTGATCGACTTTAAAGCCGCTGATCAAGACAAAATCTGGGCTGATATCGCTCAAGACCGGCTTAGCAAAAAAGAAATGCTATTCACCGATTGGACCGATCTTTATAACTTTGCTGACCAGTCCTTAGCACAAGCCAAAAACAAAACGACTATCGGCTGGCTAGAGCTGGCTCGCCTCAGTGCTTTACAAGGCAGCTTTGCCCAAATCAATTTTGAGAACGAAAAAGAAAGCCCGTATATGGAGTGGCTAGCGGAGCATAAAGACAAAGTCTATAACGATGAAATCTCTGCGATGTGGTTACTCTCTGCGGAGAAGCTCTGGAAACTGGCAGACAGGCACGCCTATAGCAAGCTGGGTGATGAGATTGCCTGGGCTGCAGCTTCGGCGCAATTAGGCGGTGAGTGCGAAGGTGATGTGGAATGTAATCTGCGCCGCGAAGGCATGACAACCATTGATTACTTACAGCGTTATCCAACTGGCGATCACATTGCCGAGGCGCTAACCGGGCTGGAAGAGGTGCTGGTTTATCTGGTCGCTGAGCTTAAAAGAGAGCCTGACTATTTTCGAGTGATGCCTGAAATGTTAGACAGAATAAAACGCTATATTTACACCGTTGAAAAAACTTGTGGCGATCAGGCGGTAAAGCGCGGCTCGGTCATCACTCAGCTAAAAGTCATCGAATCCTATATTCCTTAA
- the rep gene encoding DNA helicase Rep — protein MSGLNPEQQAAVEHIGSPLLVLAGAGSGKTRVITQKIAWLIRNANISAKNIAAITFTNKASREMKERASQLLSKEEARGLTVATFHNLGLNIIRREYKALGYKPGFSILDAQDTSTIIKDLMLRDEDSPEPDDDFRWIISRWKNDFISPTKAFEQAMTPKDLLAAKVYQRYQRQLKAYNALDFDDLIVLPVQLFNDHPEILAKWQNKLRYLLVDEYQDTNNCQYNMVRQLAGVRAELTVVGDDDQSIYAWRGARPENIGELQKDYPTLKLIKLEQNYRSTSSILDSANFLIANNPHLYEKTLWSALGAGDKIRIMPCRTAEHEIEKVIGEIMKYNFRDRVEYRDFAILYRSNHQSRLFERYLRQNNIPYKISGGTSFFSRAEVKDTLAYIRLISNPADDAAFLRVINTPKREIGATTMEKLGDYANQREISLFAASTEMGLAQQLGERARQRLAGFAKWVTDLSYASRETEPHKIVEKLITDISYGEWLQVTSNSPKMAERRMENVQEVIDWIKRLYDDGDGKQQDLADMAAHMSLMDILERNQEEDDQDSVSLMTLHTAKGLEFPYVFMVGVEEDILPHANSLEEDGLEEERRLAYVGITRAQKHLTISYAKTRNRFGEKITCEPSRFLDELPEEHIEWEDRIKVSPEQQQQTAKSYINNLQDMLGDD, from the coding sequence ATGTCAGGTTTAAATCCAGAACAACAAGCAGCTGTCGAACATATCGGCTCCCCGTTACTCGTGTTAGCGGGTGCCGGCAGTGGTAAAACGCGGGTAATTACCCAGAAAATTGCCTGGCTTATCCGCAATGCTAATATCAGCGCCAAAAACATCGCCGCGATCACTTTTACCAATAAAGCCTCCCGAGAGATGAAGGAACGTGCGTCGCAGCTATTGAGTAAAGAAGAAGCGCGCGGCCTGACCGTGGCTACCTTCCACAACCTTGGCCTGAATATTATTCGCCGCGAGTACAAAGCTCTGGGCTATAAGCCGGGCTTCAGTATTTTGGATGCACAAGACACCAGCACCATAATCAAAGACCTGATGCTACGCGATGAAGACAGCCCTGAACCGGATGACGACTTCCGTTGGATTATTTCCCGCTGGAAGAATGACTTTATCTCGCCAACCAAAGCTTTTGAACAAGCCATGACGCCTAAGGATTTACTGGCTGCCAAGGTTTACCAACGCTATCAGCGCCAGCTCAAAGCCTATAATGCGCTGGATTTCGATGACTTGATTGTACTGCCGGTGCAGCTGTTTAATGACCATCCTGAGATTTTGGCCAAATGGCAAAACAAGCTACGTTACCTGCTGGTGGATGAGTATCAGGATACTAATAACTGTCAGTACAATATGGTGCGTCAGTTAGCCGGTGTGCGTGCTGAACTTACCGTGGTGGGTGATGATGACCAGTCGATCTATGCTTGGCGTGGTGCGCGGCCTGAGAATATCGGTGAGCTGCAAAAGGATTACCCCACCCTAAAGCTGATCAAGCTGGAGCAAAACTACCGCTCTACCTCCAGTATTTTGGATAGCGCTAACTTCCTGATCGCCAATAACCCTCACTTGTATGAAAAGACGCTGTGGAGTGCCTTGGGCGCAGGTGACAAGATTCGAATTATGCCTTGCCGTACTGCCGAGCACGAAATTGAAAAAGTGATTGGCGAGATCATGAAATACAACTTCCGTGATCGCGTGGAATACCGTGACTTTGCGATTTTGTACCGAAGTAACCACCAAAGTCGCTTATTTGAGCGCTACTTACGGCAAAACAACATTCCCTATAAAATCAGTGGCGGCACCTCTTTTTTCTCGCGCGCTGAGGTTAAGGATACCCTTGCTTACATTCGCCTAATTAGCAATCCCGCCGACGATGCCGCCTTTTTACGGGTCATTAACACACCGAAGCGCGAAATTGGCGCAACCACGATGGAAAAGCTGGGTGACTATGCCAATCAACGGGAGATCAGTTTATTCGCGGCCTCTACCGAAATGGGATTGGCACAGCAGTTGGGTGAACGTGCCCGCCAGCGCTTAGCCGGATTTGCAAAATGGGTGACGGACTTATCCTATGCCAGCCGCGAGACTGAGCCGCATAAAATCGTTGAGAAATTAATCACTGATATTTCCTATGGCGAATGGCTGCAAGTCACCAGTAACTCGCCAAAAATGGCCGAGCGCCGCATGGAAAACGTGCAGGAAGTGATCGACTGGATTAAGCGCTTGTATGATGACGGCGATGGTAAGCAGCAGGATTTAGCCGATATGGCGGCACACATGAGCTTGATGGATATTCTGGAGCGCAATCAGGAAGAAGATGATCAGGACTCTGTAAGCTTGATGACCCTGCACACCGCGAAAGGGCTAGAGTTTCCCTATGTGTTTATGGTCGGCGTGGAAGAAGATATTCTGCCGCATGCCAACTCATTGGAAGAAGATGGCTTGGAAGAGGAGCGACGTTTGGCTTATGTGGGCATCACTCGTGCCCAAAAGCACTTGACCATTAGCTACGCCAAAACCCGTAATCGCTTCGGTGAAAAAATCACTTGTGAGCCAAGCCGCTTTTTAGATGAGTTGCCAGAAGAACATATCGAATGGGAAGACCGGATAAAAGTCTCACCCGAGCAACAACAGCAAACGGCGAAGAGTTACATCAATAATTTGCAGGACATGCTGGGGGACGATTAA